Proteins from a genomic interval of Marmota flaviventris isolate mMarFla1 chromosome 8, mMarFla1.hap1, whole genome shotgun sequence:
- the Crygs gene encoding gamma-crystallin S, which produces MSKTGTKITFYEDKNFQGRRYDCDCDCADFHTYLSRCNSIRVEGGTWAVYERPNFAGHMYILPQGEYPEYQRWMGLNDRLGSCRAIHLTSGGQYKIQIFEKGDFNGQMYETTEDCPSIMEQFHMREIHSCKVLEGVWVFYELPNYRGRQYLLDKKEYRKPIDWGAASPAVQSFRRIME; this is translated from the exons ATGTCTAAAACTGGAACCAAG ATCACtttttatgaagacaaaaattttcaAGGCCGCCGCTATGACTGTGATTGCGACTGTGCAGACTTCCACACATACCTAAGTCGCTGCAACTCAATCAGAGTGGAAGGAGGCACCTGGGCTGTGTATGAAAGACCTAACTTTGCTGGGCACATGTACATCTTACCTCAGGGAGAGTACCCTGAATACCAGCGTTGGATGGGCCTCAATGACCGCCTGGGGTCCTGCAGAGCTATTCATCTG actaGTGGAGGCCAGTATAAGATTCAGATCTTTGAGAAAGGAGATTTTAATGGTCAGATGTATGAAACCACTGAAGACTGCCCTTCCATCATGGAGCAGTTTCACATGAGAGAGATCCACTCCTGTAAAGTGCTGGAAGGTGTCTGGGTTTTCTATGAGCTACCCAACTACCGTGGCAGACAGTACCTCCTGGACAAGAAGGAGTACCGGAAGCCCATCGATTGGGGTGCAGCTTCTCCTGCTGTCCAGTCATTCCGCCGCATTATGGAGTAA
- the Tbccd1 gene encoding TBCC domain-containing protein 1 isoform X2, producing MDQSGVLLWVKAEPFIVGALQVPPPSKFSLHYLRKIATYVRIRATEGAYPRLYWSTWRHIACGKLQLAKDLAWLYFEVFDSLSVRTPEKRLEWSEILSNCMSEDEVEKQRNQLSVDTLQFLLFLYIQQLNKVSLRTSLIGEEWPSPRSRSQSPDLTEKSNCHNKNWNDYSHQAFVSDHLSDLLELLLDPEQLTASFHSTHSSLVSREAVVALSFLIEGTVSTARKIYPLHELALWQPLHAENGFSKISKTFSFYKLETWLRACLTGNPFGTSACLKSGKKLAWAHQVEGTTKRAKIACNTHMAPRMHRMVVMSQVYKQTLAKSSDTLVGSHVKIHRCNESFIYLLSPLRSITIEKCRNSTFVLGPIETALHLHSCDNVKVIAVCHRLSISSTTEDHMARTGLATVPNYWNNPMVVCRENSDTSVFQLLPPSEFYIFIIPFEMEGDTTEIPGGLPSAYQKALSQREQKIQIWQKTVKEARLTKDQRKQFQVLVENKFYEWLINTGHRQQLDSLVPPAAGSKQAAG from the exons ATGGATCAGTCAGGAGTTCTCCTCTGGGTAAAAGCAGAACCCTTTATAGTGGGTGCCTTGCAGGTCCCTCCTCCATCCAAGTTCAGTCTTCATTATCTCAGGAAGATAGCCACCTATGTGCGAATCCGGGCCACAGAGGGAGCTTACCCACGGCTCTACTGGTCTACATGGAGGCACATTGCATGTGGGAAACTGCAGTTGGCTAAGGATCTGGCATGGCTTTACTTTGAAGTATTTGATAGTCTTTCGGTGAGGACACCTGAGAAACGCCTGGAATGGTCTGAGATTCTCTCCAACTGCATGTCTGAAGATGAAGTTGAAAAGCAGAGAAATCAG CTTTCAGTGGACACTCTACAGTTTCTGCTGTTTTTATACATACAACAGTTAAATAAGGTTTCCCTGAGGACATCTTTGATTGGAGAAGAGTGGCCTAGTCCCAGAAGCAGATCTCAGTCTCCCGACCTGACAGAAAAATCCAATTGTCATAATAAG aactggaATGATTATAGTCACCAAGCTTTTGTCTCTGATCATCTATCAGATCTCCTTGAGCTGCTTTTAGATCCAGAACAACTTACTGCGTCGTTTCATTCAACTCATAGTAGTCTCGTCTCTCGAGAAGCTGTTGTGGCACTCAGCTTTCTTATTGAAGGCACAGTGAGTACAGCCAGGAAGATCTATCCACTTCATGAACTTGCACTGTGGCAACCACTGCATGCAGAGAATGGCTTTTCAAAGATCTCCAAGACTTTCTCTTTCTACAAGCTGGAAACCTGGTTGAGAGCTTGCTTAACTGGGAATCCATTTGGTACATCTGCTTGCCTCAAGTCAGGAAAAAAATTGGCTTGGGCTCACCAAG TTGAAGGTACGACCAAAAGAGCTAAGATTGCTTGTAATACTCACATGGCCCCTAGAATGCATCGAATGGTAGTGATGAGCCAGGTTTACAAGCAGACATTGGCCAAGAGCTCAGATACTCTGGTGGGGTCGCATGTCAAGATTCATCGCTGCAATGAATCTTTTATATATCTTCTCTCTCCTTTACG atcTATAACAATTGAGAAGTGCAGGAATAGCACCTTTGTCTTGGGCCCCATAGAGACTGCTCTTCATCTCCACAGTTGTGACAACGTCAAAGTCATTGCTGTTTGCCATCGTTTGTCTATCTCCTCAACAACAG AGGACCATATGGCCAGGACAGGCCTTGCTACGGTGCCTAATTATTGGAATAATCCAATGGTTGTATGTAGAGAGAACAGCGACACAAGTGTGTTCCAGCTCTTACCACCTTCtgaattctatatatttattattcccTTCGAAATGGAAGGGGACACAACAGAGATACCTGGGGGTCTTCCATCTGCTTATCAGAAAGCACTGAGtcaaagagaacagaaaatacaGATCTGGCAAAAAACTGTGAAGGAGGCTCGTTTGACAAA GGATCAAAGGAAGCAGTTCCAGGTACTTGTGGAGAATAAGTTTTATGAGTGGTTGATTAATACAGGACATCGCCAACAGCTGGACAGCCTTGTACCCCCTGCAGCAGGCTCCAAACAAGCAGCAGGATAA
- the Tbccd1 gene encoding TBCC domain-containing protein 1 isoform X3 → MSEDEVEKQRNQLSVDTLQFLLFLYIQQLNKVSLRTSLIGEEWPSPRSRSQSPDLTEKSNCHNKNWNDYSHQAFVSDHLSDLLELLLDPEQLTASFHSTHSSLVSREAVVALSFLIEGTVSTARKIYPLHELALWQPLHAENGFSKISKTFSFYKLETWLRACLTGNPFGTSACLKSGKKLAWAHQVEGTTKRAKIACNTHMAPRMHRMVVMSQVYKQTLAKSSDTLVGSHVKIHRCNESFIYLLSPLRSITIEKCRNSTFVLGPIETALHLHSCDNVKVIAVCHRLSISSTTGCIFHILTPTRPLILSGNQRVTFAPFHTHYPMLEDHMARTGLATVPNYWNNPMVVCRENSDTSVFQLLPPSEFYIFIIPFEMEGDTTEIPGGLPSAYQKALSQREQKIQIWQKTVKEARLTKDQRKQFQVLVENKFYEWLINTGHRQQLDSLVPPAAGSKQAAG, encoded by the exons ATGTCTGAAGATGAAGTTGAAAAGCAGAGAAATCAG CTTTCAGTGGACACTCTACAGTTTCTGCTGTTTTTATACATACAACAGTTAAATAAGGTTTCCCTGAGGACATCTTTGATTGGAGAAGAGTGGCCTAGTCCCAGAAGCAGATCTCAGTCTCCCGACCTGACAGAAAAATCCAATTGTCATAATAAG aactggaATGATTATAGTCACCAAGCTTTTGTCTCTGATCATCTATCAGATCTCCTTGAGCTGCTTTTAGATCCAGAACAACTTACTGCGTCGTTTCATTCAACTCATAGTAGTCTCGTCTCTCGAGAAGCTGTTGTGGCACTCAGCTTTCTTATTGAAGGCACAGTGAGTACAGCCAGGAAGATCTATCCACTTCATGAACTTGCACTGTGGCAACCACTGCATGCAGAGAATGGCTTTTCAAAGATCTCCAAGACTTTCTCTTTCTACAAGCTGGAAACCTGGTTGAGAGCTTGCTTAACTGGGAATCCATTTGGTACATCTGCTTGCCTCAAGTCAGGAAAAAAATTGGCTTGGGCTCACCAAG TTGAAGGTACGACCAAAAGAGCTAAGATTGCTTGTAATACTCACATGGCCCCTAGAATGCATCGAATGGTAGTGATGAGCCAGGTTTACAAGCAGACATTGGCCAAGAGCTCAGATACTCTGGTGGGGTCGCATGTCAAGATTCATCGCTGCAATGAATCTTTTATATATCTTCTCTCTCCTTTACG atcTATAACAATTGAGAAGTGCAGGAATAGCACCTTTGTCTTGGGCCCCATAGAGACTGCTCTTCATCTCCACAGTTGTGACAACGTCAAAGTCATTGCTGTTTGCCATCGTTTGTCTATCTCCTCAACAACAGGTTGCATCTTTCACATTCTGACCCCTACGCGCCCACTTATTCTCTCTGGGAACCAGAGAGTAACTTTCGCCCCTTTTCATACCCACTATCCAATGCTAGAGGACCATATGGCCAGGACAGGCCTTGCTACGGTGCCTAATTATTGGAATAATCCAATGGTTGTATGTAGAGAGAACAGCGACACAAGTGTGTTCCAGCTCTTACCACCTTCtgaattctatatatttattattcccTTCGAAATGGAAGGGGACACAACAGAGATACCTGGGGGTCTTCCATCTGCTTATCAGAAAGCACTGAGtcaaagagaacagaaaatacaGATCTGGCAAAAAACTGTGAAGGAGGCTCGTTTGACAAA GGATCAAAGGAAGCAGTTCCAGGTACTTGTGGAGAATAAGTTTTATGAGTGGTTGATTAATACAGGACATCGCCAACAGCTGGACAGCCTTGTACCCCCTGCAGCAGGCTCCAAACAAGCAGCAGGATAA
- the Tbccd1 gene encoding TBCC domain-containing protein 1 isoform X1 has protein sequence MDQSGVLLWVKAEPFIVGALQVPPPSKFSLHYLRKIATYVRIRATEGAYPRLYWSTWRHIACGKLQLAKDLAWLYFEVFDSLSVRTPEKRLEWSEILSNCMSEDEVEKQRNQLSVDTLQFLLFLYIQQLNKVSLRTSLIGEEWPSPRSRSQSPDLTEKSNCHNKNWNDYSHQAFVSDHLSDLLELLLDPEQLTASFHSTHSSLVSREAVVALSFLIEGTVSTARKIYPLHELALWQPLHAENGFSKISKTFSFYKLETWLRACLTGNPFGTSACLKSGKKLAWAHQVEGTTKRAKIACNTHMAPRMHRMVVMSQVYKQTLAKSSDTLVGSHVKIHRCNESFIYLLSPLRSITIEKCRNSTFVLGPIETALHLHSCDNVKVIAVCHRLSISSTTGCIFHILTPTRPLILSGNQRVTFAPFHTHYPMLEDHMARTGLATVPNYWNNPMVVCRENSDTSVFQLLPPSEFYIFIIPFEMEGDTTEIPGGLPSAYQKALSQREQKIQIWQKTVKEARLTKDQRKQFQVLVENKFYEWLINTGHRQQLDSLVPPAAGSKQAAG, from the exons ATGGATCAGTCAGGAGTTCTCCTCTGGGTAAAAGCAGAACCCTTTATAGTGGGTGCCTTGCAGGTCCCTCCTCCATCCAAGTTCAGTCTTCATTATCTCAGGAAGATAGCCACCTATGTGCGAATCCGGGCCACAGAGGGAGCTTACCCACGGCTCTACTGGTCTACATGGAGGCACATTGCATGTGGGAAACTGCAGTTGGCTAAGGATCTGGCATGGCTTTACTTTGAAGTATTTGATAGTCTTTCGGTGAGGACACCTGAGAAACGCCTGGAATGGTCTGAGATTCTCTCCAACTGCATGTCTGAAGATGAAGTTGAAAAGCAGAGAAATCAG CTTTCAGTGGACACTCTACAGTTTCTGCTGTTTTTATACATACAACAGTTAAATAAGGTTTCCCTGAGGACATCTTTGATTGGAGAAGAGTGGCCTAGTCCCAGAAGCAGATCTCAGTCTCCCGACCTGACAGAAAAATCCAATTGTCATAATAAG aactggaATGATTATAGTCACCAAGCTTTTGTCTCTGATCATCTATCAGATCTCCTTGAGCTGCTTTTAGATCCAGAACAACTTACTGCGTCGTTTCATTCAACTCATAGTAGTCTCGTCTCTCGAGAAGCTGTTGTGGCACTCAGCTTTCTTATTGAAGGCACAGTGAGTACAGCCAGGAAGATCTATCCACTTCATGAACTTGCACTGTGGCAACCACTGCATGCAGAGAATGGCTTTTCAAAGATCTCCAAGACTTTCTCTTTCTACAAGCTGGAAACCTGGTTGAGAGCTTGCTTAACTGGGAATCCATTTGGTACATCTGCTTGCCTCAAGTCAGGAAAAAAATTGGCTTGGGCTCACCAAG TTGAAGGTACGACCAAAAGAGCTAAGATTGCTTGTAATACTCACATGGCCCCTAGAATGCATCGAATGGTAGTGATGAGCCAGGTTTACAAGCAGACATTGGCCAAGAGCTCAGATACTCTGGTGGGGTCGCATGTCAAGATTCATCGCTGCAATGAATCTTTTATATATCTTCTCTCTCCTTTACG atcTATAACAATTGAGAAGTGCAGGAATAGCACCTTTGTCTTGGGCCCCATAGAGACTGCTCTTCATCTCCACAGTTGTGACAACGTCAAAGTCATTGCTGTTTGCCATCGTTTGTCTATCTCCTCAACAACAGGTTGCATCTTTCACATTCTGACCCCTACGCGCCCACTTATTCTCTCTGGGAACCAGAGAGTAACTTTCGCCCCTTTTCATACCCACTATCCAATGCTAGAGGACCATATGGCCAGGACAGGCCTTGCTACGGTGCCTAATTATTGGAATAATCCAATGGTTGTATGTAGAGAGAACAGCGACACAAGTGTGTTCCAGCTCTTACCACCTTCtgaattctatatatttattattcccTTCGAAATGGAAGGGGACACAACAGAGATACCTGGGGGTCTTCCATCTGCTTATCAGAAAGCACTGAGtcaaagagaacagaaaatacaGATCTGGCAAAAAACTGTGAAGGAGGCTCGTTTGACAAA GGATCAAAGGAAGCAGTTCCAGGTACTTGTGGAGAATAAGTTTTATGAGTGGTTGATTAATACAGGACATCGCCAACAGCTGGACAGCCTTGTACCCCCTGCAGCAGGCTCCAAACAAGCAGCAGGATAA